The following DNA comes from Candidatus Peregrinibacteria bacterium.
TCGCCTGTGGCAGAAAGAACTTCACGAAAAAAATCATCTGTCACCACCACAATAGTTTCTGCGGTTGGTCCCCCACTCTTTTCGAGAAGTTCGCGCAACAAATTGGCAGAGAAAGGAAAATGAAAAAAGTAATTTGCATCTTGTAATTGTAGCCGATTTGTAAGACGTTCAAATCCCGGAGGTGGTGGAAGAACTTCTATAAGTTTCCACGAGAACGCATAAATATCGGAAAATACTCCAGAAAGAGCTCCGCCGTTTCCCGTAAGAAGTGCAAACGAACCAGGGAATCCTCCAGTTGCGCGAATTTCTCCAGAATTTTGAAAAAAGATCGCCGTTGTGTGCGGCATGTTTTCCCCAAGAATTTCACGCGTGGCAACAAGAAGAATAGAGAAATCTAAAAGGGATTGTCTTGCTTCTGGCAAGCGCACCGCAAGTGTGGAAAGTTCATTTTTCCAAGGAAGCAAAAGAGGATTTTTTTGCGCTTCTTGAAGCACTTGTGATCCTTGTGCAAATAAAGATTCCGATTGTGTCATCATTTGATCTGCTTTTTGTAATTGTAATAAAACCTCGTCTCCTTTTTTCCCCAAAAGAAGTGTAGGAATTTTTCGAAAATTTGGTGCCATGTTGGCAAAATCTTCGCCAAGTGTTGCCGCTTTTTCCGCAAGCGCAAAAAGCTCGGAAAATGTTCCTGATGGAAAAAGAGAGGAATTAGTATTTCCCAAAAAAAGAGGAGAGCGAAGCGCAGAAAGAGTCTCGCGAGCCTCGGCAAACGCGAGTGCGGATTCTGTATATTCCTGCGAAAGGAGAAGATCTGCGCCTTCTCGAAACGAAATAGACGCCTGTTCCGCATTATTTCCAACGTGCTCTGCAACGGCAAGCATCCCCCTTCCTAAAGCACCAAAACACACTAGTACACCAAGAGCAAGAAGTGAGCACTGAACACGGGATTTCCTGTTTCTTTTTTTGAGATTTGAGTGAGATACATGCTTTTGTTTTGGAAAATCGAGGTATTGACGAGTAGGAAAAAAACGAATTCCAAAAGAGAGCCGAAGAGTATTACTCGGAGTGATACGTGAACGCGAAAGCGCCAGCACAACTGGTGGTTTTTTCCCCCGATGGAGATCGCGCACAAGAGAAGATTTCACAAAATAAAGCGTAGCAGAAACAGAAAAAGGGAGATATTCCATTTTTCTGTTGTGATTTGCAATGATTATTCCCAAAGCCTTGGTGAGAAAACACTTCCTCCGCTACAATGTGTTCGATTTTTCGATACAGAAATGCCTCAGGAAAACATGATTCGGCTCCAAAAAATTCTTGCCGATCGTGGTATTGCATCACGACGTGAGGCAGAAAGGCTTATTACCAGCGGCGTGGTAAAAGTAAATGGCAAAAAAGTAACAGAACTCGGAACACGTGCCGATCCAAACAAAGATATTATTGAGGTAGAGGAAGAAATACTTGATCAGCGAGAAGAACAAAAAATAATCGTCGCCCTCAATAAACCCGTGGGATACGTGACAAGCACCAAAAAAACAGTGACAGATCC
Coding sequences within:
- a CDS encoding DUF4012 domain-containing protein, yielding MGIIIANHNRKMEYLPFSVSATLYFVKSSLVRDLHRGKKPPVVLALSRSRITPSNTLRLSFGIRFFPTRQYLDFPKQKHVSHSNLKKRNRKSRVQCSLLALGVLVCFGALGRGMLAVAEHVGNNAEQASISFREGADLLLSQEYTESALAFAEARETLSALRSPLFLGNTNSSLFPSGTFSELFALAEKAATLGEDFANMAPNFRKIPTLLLGKKGDEVLLQLQKADQMMTQSESLFAQGSQVLQEAQKNPLLLPWKNELSTLAVRLPEARQSLLDFSILLVATREILGENMPHTTAIFFQNSGEIRATGGFPGSFALLTGNGGALSGVFSDIYAFSWKLIEVLPPPPGFERLTNRLQLQDANYFFHFPFSANLLRELLEKSGGPTAETIVVVTDDFFREVLSATGDVALPETGEKLTAENASLLLSFFVEAKAFGKHTPKDGMAKLFPELLERISALPPEKLLALFQTAIHRKWILVHSTNSKVEEAAKKLGISGEIPQNNEGDFLAIVSANVGGNKSDHFLQESISLTSVISLSGSVQNELLIHRKHSWGEKENAFVNDLFEKYGSFLVEPELLRNILGAGDNSSYTQVFVPLGAKLIGSTGIPPEQIEEDTQAGKTVFAFRFPKVSAGSEQEVILQYLLPNKLSFPSEFSLQFQFQPGRDSILFSRNVLTESGILSTKSLPEKMLLTGDARFSVSLSQ